The Streptomyces venezuelae genomic interval CCCGACGGGTTCGACACCGCCGTCGACCAGGCGCTCAACGCCGCCTTCATCCACAGCGGCCAGGTCTGCTCCGCCGGATCGCGCCTCATCGTCGAGGAGTCCCTCAGCGAACGCTTCGTCACCGAGCTCGCCCGCCGGGCCGGACTGATCCGCCTCGGCCGCGGCACCGACGAGGGCGTCGAATGCGGTCCGCTGGTCTCCGCGGCCCAGTTGGCCAGGACCGAGGAGTACGTGGCCTCCGCCCTCGGCGAGGGCGCGGTCCTGCGCGCGGGCGGCGAGAAGCCGGCCGGCCCCGGCTACTTCTACCGGCCCACGGTCCTGGACCGGTGCCACCGCCGCATGCGGGTCGTGCGGGAAGAGGTCTTCGGCCCCGTCCTCACCGTGGAGACCTTCCGCACCGAGGAGGAGGCCGTCGCCCTCGCCAACGACACCGAGTACGGCCTCGCCGGAGCGGTGTGGAGCTCCGACGAGGACCGCGCCCGGCGGGTAGCGGCCCGGCTGCGCCACGGCACCGTCTGGATCAACGACTTCCACCCCTACCTGCCGCAGGCGGAATGGGGAGGCTTCGGAAAGTCCGGCATCGGCCGCGAACTGGGCCCCAGCGGTCTCGCCGAGTACCGCGAGGCCAAGCACATCTACCAGAACCTCGCTCCGCGCCCCGTGCGCTGGTTCGCGGGCACGACGGCGAAGGACCAGGCATGAACGACCAGCACGTGTACGACTACGTCGTCGTCGGCGGCGGCACCGCCGGTTCCGTGATCGCCTCCCGGCTGACCGAGAACCCGGACGTCACCGTCGCCGTCATCGAGGGCGGCCCCAGCGACGTCGGCCGCGACGACGTCCTCACCCTGCGCCGCTGGATGGGCCTGCTCGGCGGCGAGCTGGACTACGACTACCCCACCACCGAGCAGCCGCGCGGCAATTCGTACATCCGCCACAGCCGCGCGCGCGTCCTCGGCGGCTGCTCCTCGCACAACACCCTCATCGCGTTCAAGCCCCTCCCCTCCGACTGGGACGAGTGGGCCGAGGCCGGTGCCGAGGGGTGGGACGCGGCGGCCATGGACCCCTACTTCGCCCGGCTGCGCAACAACATCGTGCCCGTCGACGAGGCCGACCGGAACGCGATAGCCCGGGACTTCGTCGACGCCGCCCGGACCACGCTCGGTGTTCCGCACGTCGAAGGCTTCAACCGGAGCCCCTTCCACGAAGGGGTCGGCTTCTTCGACCTCGCCTACCACCCGGAGAACAACAAACGGTCGTCCGCGTCCGTCGCCTATCTGCACCCGTTCCTGGACCGGCCGAACCTTCACATCGCCCTGGAGACCTGGGCGTTCCGGCTGGAGCTCGAGGACACCCGCGCCACCGGTGTGCACATCCGCACCAAGGAGGGCGAAGAGCACGTCGTACGCGCCCGGCGCGAGGTCCTGGTGTGCGCGGGCGCCGTGGACACCCCGCGCCTGCTGCTGCACTCGGGCATCGGGCCGCGTGCCGACCTGGAGAAGCTCGGCATCCCCGTCGCGCACGACCTGCCGGGCGTGGGGGAGAACCTGCTCGACCACCCCGAGTCGGTCATCGTGTGGGAGACGCACGGCCCGATCCCGGAGAACTCCGCGATGGACTCCGACGCCGGGCTCTTCGTGCGACGGGACCCGGAGTCGAAGGGACCGGACCTGATGTTCCACTTCTACCAGATCCCCTTCACCGACAACCCGGAGCGGATCGGCTACGAACGGCCCGCGCACGGCGTGTCGATGACACCGAACATCCCCAAGCCGCGCAGCCGCGGCCGGCTCTACCTCACGAGCGCCGACCCCGAGGTCAAGCCCGCGCTCGACTTCCGGTACTTCACCGACGAGGACGACTACGACGGCCGGACCCTGGTCGACGGGATCCGGATCGCCCGGCAGATCGCGGCGAGCGAGCCGCTGGCCGGCTGGCTGAAGCGCGAGGTGTGCCCCGGGCCCGAGGTCACCTCGGACGAGGAGCTCAGCGCGTACGCCCGTCACGTCGCGCACACCGTCTACCATCCGGCGGGAACCTGTCGCATGGGAGCCGTGGACGACGAACTCGCCGTCGTCGCACCCGACCTGAGGATCCGGGGACTCGACAACATCCGGATCGCCGACGCGTCCGTCTTCCCGACGATGACCGCCGTCAACCCCATGATCGGCGTCCTCATGGTCGGCGAGAAATGCGCCGAGCTGCTGGGAGGCACCAACCGATGAACACCACGCCGCACACCACGACTTCGCCCCAGACGCCCGCGTCCTCCGTCTTCTCCGTGCGTGACCTGTGGAAGGTCTTCGGCCCGAAGGCCGACCGCGTGCCCTCGGACGAGTCACTCGCCTCACTCGACGCCGCCGAGCTGCGCGAGCGGACCGGCTGCACCGCCGCCGTCCGCGACGTCTCCTTCGACGTCCGCAGAGGCGAGGTCTTCGTCGTCATGGGCCTCTCCGGCTCCGGCAAGTCGACGCTCGTCCGCTGCCTGACCCGGCTCGTCGAGCCGACCTCGGGCCGGATCTCCATCGACGGCGAGGACGTGCTGTCCATGGACACCGGCCGGCTCCGCGAGCTGCGCAGGCACCGGGCCGCCATGGTCTTCCAGCACTTCGGGCTGCTGCCGCACCGGACGGTGCTCGACAACGTCGCCTACGGGCTCGAGATCCAGGGCTTGGCACGCGGCGAACGGCGCGAGCGGGCGGCGGAGTTCGTCACCAAGGTCGGCCTCGACGGCATGGAGCACCGCAGGCCGAGCCAGTTGTCCGGCGGCCAGCAGCAGCGGGTCGGGCTCGCCCGCGCGCTCGCGGTGGACCCCGAAGTCCTGCTGTTCGACGAGCCGTTCAGCGCGTTGGACCCCCTCATCCGTCGCGACATGCAGGAGGAGGTCGTACGCCTGCACCGGGAGGAGGGACGCACGATGGTCTTCATCACCCACGACCTGAGCGAGGCGCTGAAGCTGGGCGACCGCATCGCGCTGATGCGCGACGGCCGCGTCGTCCAGCTGGGCACGCCCGAGGAGATCGTGGGCGCCCCCGCCGACGAGTACGTCAGGGACTTCGTCCGCGACGTGCCGCGCGAGCAGGTGCTCACCGTCCGCTCGGCGATGCGCCCCGCGCTCGCCGACGAGCACGAGACCGGCCCCGCGCTCGCCCCCGGCGCCACCGTCCACGAGGCCATCGAGGCCGTCGCCCGCACGGGCGAGAACGCGCGGGTCGTCGAGGACGGCCGCTGCCTCGGCGTCGTCGACAGGGCGGGACTCCTCGGTGTCGTCGCCGGCATCCCGGCCGCGACGGGAAAGGCGGTGGCCTGATGCACTCCCATACGACCTGGCCGCCGCCGGGCGGCACGACGGGCGCCACCGTCCTGGGGCGCCCGACCGGCGCTCCCGTCCCCGGGCGGTGGGGCCGATGACTTCCACCGCCACTCCTGTCACTCCGGGCTCCACGACCGGCGTCGCCCCCGGGCCCGGGGCGCTGCGTTCCCTCGCGCCCCATCGCGGCCGACTGATCGGAGCGGGCGCGGCCGTCGCGTTCGTTCTCGGTTCCGTACTCCTGGGCGGCGGCAGCTGGCCCGCTTCGCTCGCCGTCGATCTGTCCGGGCCGCTGGACCGCACCAGCGACTGGATCATCGACAACCGCGACGGCCACCCGCTGTTCCTCCACTTCCTCGGACACGTCAGCAACGCCGTGGTCGTGTCCGTCCGCGCCGTGTACCTGGTGCTGCTCGCACTCGGCTGGGCCGGCGTCACCGCCGCCGCCGGGCTCGTGGCCTGGCGTGTCGCGGGCGTGCGGCTCGCCCTGACGTCCGTCGCGGCCTTCGCCGTGTGCGGACTGCTCGGCATGTGGGTGCCCACCATGCAGACGCTCGCGCTGATGGCGGTCGCCGTCGCCGCGTCCGTCCTGCTCGGCGGACTCCTCGGCCTCGCCGCCGGACTGTCGGACCGCCTGCACCGGATCCTGCGCCCGGTCCTCGACACCATGCAGGTGCTGCCGGCCTTCGCGTACCTCCTGCCCGTCGTCCTGGTCTTCGGCATCGGCGTACCCGCGGCCGTCCTCGCGACCGTCGTCTACGCCGCCCCGCCGATGGCCCGTCTCACCGCGCTCGGGCTGCGCGGCGCGGACGCCGGCGTCCTGGAGGCCGCCGCGTCCCTCGGCGCCACCGGCCGGCAGCGGCTGCTGACGGCCCGGCTGCCACTGGCCCGCAAGGAACTCCTGCTCGGCGTCAACCAGGCCATCATGATGGCCCTCGGCATGGCCGTGATCGCGTCCGTCATCGGCGCGGGAGGCCTCGGTGACCGCGTCTACCAGGCACTGGGCTCCGTCGACGTCGGTGCCGCGCTCGCCGCCGGTGTGCCGATCGTGCTGCTCGCCGTCGTCCTGGACCGGGTCACCGCCGCGGCCGGGGAGCGGCTCGGCGCGGCTCCGGCCCGCCGGGCCGGATTCGGCTGGGCCGTCGCTCTCGCGGTGACCTCCGTCGTCGCCGTCGCGGGCCGCCTGTCCGACCGGCTCGCCTGGCCCCACTCCTGGACGGTCGACATCGCCGGACCCGTCAACGGGGCGGTCGACTGGATGACCGCCCACCTCTACTCCGGTGTACCCCTCGTCGGCGGGACCGCCGACTGGGCGGGACGTTTCACCACCTGGGTCCTCAACCCCCTGCGCGACGGCCTCCACTGGCTGCCCTGGTGGGCGGTTCTGCTGACCGTCGGCGCACTCGCCCTGCTCATCGGCACCTGGCGCACCGCCACGACCGCCGTCCTCGCGATGGCGGCGATCGGCGTGCTCGGAGTCTGGGACCCGGCGCTCGACACGCTGTCCCAGGTCCTGGCCGCCGTCACCGTGACGCTGCTGCTCGGCCTCGCCCTCGGGGTCGCCGCGGCCCGCAGCAGCCGCACGGGACGCGCGCTGCGTCCGGTTCTCGACGTCTTCCAGACGATGCCGCAGTTCGTGTATCTGATCCCCGTCGTCGCCCTGTTCGGTGTCGGCCGCGCCCCGGCCGTCGCTGCCGCCGTGGTCTACGCACTGCCCGCGGTGGTACGGATCACGGCCCAGGGACTGGGCGCCGTGGACCCGGCCGCGCTGGAGTCCTCGCGCTCCCTGGGCGCGACCGGGCGGCAGCAGCTCTTCCAGGTACAGCTGCCATTGGCCCGGCCCGCGCTGCTGCTCGCCGTCAACCAGGGCGTGGTCCTGGTCCTCGCCGTCGTCGTCATCGGCGGCCTCGTGGGCGGCGGCGCACTCGGATACGACGCGGTCTTCGGCCTCGCCCAGGGCGACCTCGCGACCGGCCTGGTCGCCGGTGCCGCGATCGTCTGCCTCGGCCTGATGCTCGACCGCGTCACCCAGCCGACGGAACGCCGCGGCCTCGCCGGAAAGGGGGCCTGAGATGGCTCGTACGCACATCACCGCACTCGTGACCGCGGCCGCCCTGGCGGCCGGCCTCACCGGCTGCGGCGCCGCCGACATGACCCGGCAGGCATCCCCGTACGCCGACGCGAAGAGCTCCCGCACGGTGACCCTGTCCACGCAGTCGTGGGTGGGCGCGCAGGCCAACGTCGCCGTCGCCCAGTACCTGCTGGAGCACGAGCTCGGCTACCGGGTGGACACGGTCCAGATCGACGAGGTCCCCGCCTGGGACGCGCTCAGCCAGGGCCGGGTGGACGCCATCCTGGAGGACTGGGGTCACCCGGAGCAGGAGAAGCGGTACATCGACGACAAGGGGACGATCGCCCGGGGCGGAGACCTCGGGGTGACCGGCCACATCGGCTGGTACGTGCCGACGTACTTCGCCGAGCAGCACCCGGACGTCACCGACTGGCGGAGCCTGAACAAGTACGCCGACGTGTTCCGCACCGCGGAGAGCGGCGGCAAGGGCCAGTTGCTGGACGGCTCCCCGTCCTACGTCACGAACGACAAGGCACTCGTGAACAGCCTGGACCTCGACTACCAGGTCGTGTTCGCGGGCTCCGAGGCGGCGCAGATCACGCAGATCAAGCAGTTCGCCAAGGAGAAGAAGCCGTTCCTGACCTACTGGTACAAGCCCCAGTGGCTGTTCGAGAAGGTCCCCATGACGGAGGTGAAGCTGCCCGCCTACAAGGAGGGCTGCGACGCCGACCCGGAGAAGGTGGCCTGCGCCTACCCGCACACGCGGCTGCAGAAGTTCCTCAACGCCCGCTTCGCCGACGGAGGCGGTGACGCCGCCTCCTTCCTGAAGAGGTTCCGCTGGACGACCGAGGACCAGAACGAGGTCGCCCTGATGATCGCGGAGCAGAAGCTGTCGCCGCAGGAGGCGGCGGGGCGCTGGGTGAAGGAGAACGAGACCACCTGGCGGGCGTGGCTCCCGTCCTGACACCGGTGCGGCGGCCCGGACGCGCACGCCGGTCCGCCGCACCTTCCACCCTCCGGCCCCGCCTCCCCACCTCATTCCGCGCCCCGAAGCTCCCGGGAGGCTCGCCGGCGGCGGGCGTAGAGGCGGCCGACGGGTTCGGCGCTCAGGCCGTGCAGGACGATGCTGACCATGACCGTGATCACCATCACCCGGGACACGAAGTCACCGCCGCCGGCGGCGGGCAGCTCGATCGCGGCGAGGAGGCCGAAGACCACCGTGGTCGCTCCTCGGGGCCCCATCCACCCGAGGAACAGCCGGTCGGTCAGGGACAGCTCCGTACCGATCAGCGCGAGCATCACGGGCACCAGGCGCACCAGGGTGACGGCGAGGACGGCGTAGAGGATCACGGAGAGGTGGAAACCGTCCCAGAACTCGTCGTTGACCATCTGGCCGAAGAGGAACCACAGGGCGAGCGTCAACAGTGTCGACAGGTCGTCGGTCATCTGCACCGCGTCCTCCGGAAGACGACGCAGCGCCGGCGCGATGCAGACACCGGCCACGAAGGACGCGACGAAGCCGTTCCCGCCCAGGGACACGGACAGGGTGTACGCGGCGATCGGCACGCTCAGCACCGCGAGCCGCGTCGCGGCGGGCAGCGTCCAGCCCTTCGCCCAGGACCGGCGCAGCAGCCCTCCGGCCAGCCAGCCCACGAGCGAGCCCGCCCCGACCGCCAAGACCGCCGCTCCGACGGCGGTGAGGAGGGCCTCGGCGTAGTCGCCGCCGGCCGTGCGGGACGCGGCGGCGCCGGCCACGCAGAGCAGGAAGACCGGTGAGATGACCCCGTCGTTCAGGCCGCCCTCGACGTTGAGTACCTCCCGGAGGCGAGCGGGCACGCGCCTGTCCCTGACCAAGGCCCCGGCGAGCGCCAGATCGAGAGGGACGACGACGGTCGCCAGTACCGCCAGGACCCATCCGGGCTGGTCGGGGAAGAAGGCGAGAGAGGCCAGGAAGGCGGCGCCCAGGGTCAGCGGCAGCGCGACCCCCAGGAGGCGGGCGACGATGTTCCGCTCCCGCCGGATCACACCGGCCGGCACCTCGGTCGCGTCGACGAAGAGCAGCAGGGCGACGATGATCTCCACCGTCCGCTCGAACCCGCCGAGGTCTCCGAAGTCGAAGGCGAGCGGCGGGTCCGAGCCGCTGGTGAGGGCGATGCCCGCCAGCATCATGGCGATCGGTGCGGTGATGCTCCATCGCGCGAGCCGGTACGACAGGACGCACCACATGAACAGAATGCCCGCGATGACGGTGCCGGCAGACAAGACCATCCGCGCTTTCGGAGGGGTTTTCTGACAGACGCAGCGTAAGGCGGGGCAGGCCTCGACACCTGCGAGCACGCCGACGGCGGCTCCGCCCACCCTGTGTCAGCGGCTCCGCGCGCCCTCCGCCGGAGCATCGGCTCCGGCAGTGCTGCCCCGCTCGGCCGGCGCTTCGGTTCCCTGGTGGGTTCCGACGGGTACCGGCGGGGCCGTGGTGCCGAAGGCGCGGCGATAGGCGGCGGGCGAGGTGCCGAAGGCCGTACGCATGTGAGCGCGCAGCGAGTTCCCGGAGCCGAGGCCGGCGCGGTGGGCGACGAGGTCGACGGGCAGGTCGGTGGTCTCGAGCAGCTGCTTGGCCAGTTCCAGTCGCTGACCCGTGAGCCACTGCACGGGGGTCATGCCGACCTCGTCGCGGAAGCGACGGGTGAAGGAGCGCAGGCTCATCCGCGCGTGCTCGGCGAGCCGGGCGAGGGTGAGCGGTTCGGCCAGGTGCTCCAGGGCCCAGGCGCGGGTGGCCGTGGTGCTGGCCAGGGTGGGCTCGGGGACGGGCCGGTCGATGAACTGCGCCTGTCCTCCGTCCCGCCACGGCGGCACGACGCACATGCGGGCGGCGCGGTTCGCCGCCGCCGCACCGTGGTCGCGGCGGATCATGTGCAGGCACAGGTCGACACCCGCGGCCACGCCCGCGGAGGTCAGCACGTCGCCGTCGTCCACGAAGAGCACGTC includes:
- a CDS encoding GMC family oxidoreductase, whose protein sequence is MNDQHVYDYVVVGGGTAGSVIASRLTENPDVTVAVIEGGPSDVGRDDVLTLRRWMGLLGGELDYDYPTTEQPRGNSYIRHSRARVLGGCSSHNTLIAFKPLPSDWDEWAEAGAEGWDAAAMDPYFARLRNNIVPVDEADRNAIARDFVDAARTTLGVPHVEGFNRSPFHEGVGFFDLAYHPENNKRSSASVAYLHPFLDRPNLHIALETWAFRLELEDTRATGVHIRTKEGEEHVVRARREVLVCAGAVDTPRLLLHSGIGPRADLEKLGIPVAHDLPGVGENLLDHPESVIVWETHGPIPENSAMDSDAGLFVRRDPESKGPDLMFHFYQIPFTDNPERIGYERPAHGVSMTPNIPKPRSRGRLYLTSADPEVKPALDFRYFTDEDDYDGRTLVDGIRIARQIAASEPLAGWLKREVCPGPEVTSDEELSAYARHVAHTVYHPAGTCRMGAVDDELAVVAPDLRIRGLDNIRIADASVFPTMTAVNPMIGVLMVGEKCAELLGGTNR
- a CDS encoding glycine betaine/L-proline ABC transporter ATP-binding protein yields the protein MNTTPHTTTSPQTPASSVFSVRDLWKVFGPKADRVPSDESLASLDAAELRERTGCTAAVRDVSFDVRRGEVFVVMGLSGSGKSTLVRCLTRLVEPTSGRISIDGEDVLSMDTGRLRELRRHRAAMVFQHFGLLPHRTVLDNVAYGLEIQGLARGERRERAAEFVTKVGLDGMEHRRPSQLSGGQQQRVGLARALAVDPEVLLFDEPFSALDPLIRRDMQEEVVRLHREEGRTMVFITHDLSEALKLGDRIALMRDGRVVQLGTPEEIVGAPADEYVRDFVRDVPREQVLTVRSAMRPALADEHETGPALAPGATVHEAIEAVARTGENARVVEDGRCLGVVDRAGLLGVVAGIPAATGKAVA
- a CDS encoding ABC transporter permease subunit, coding for MTSTATPVTPGSTTGVAPGPGALRSLAPHRGRLIGAGAAVAFVLGSVLLGGGSWPASLAVDLSGPLDRTSDWIIDNRDGHPLFLHFLGHVSNAVVVSVRAVYLVLLALGWAGVTAAAGLVAWRVAGVRLALTSVAAFAVCGLLGMWVPTMQTLALMAVAVAASVLLGGLLGLAAGLSDRLHRILRPVLDTMQVLPAFAYLLPVVLVFGIGVPAAVLATVVYAAPPMARLTALGLRGADAGVLEAAASLGATGRQRLLTARLPLARKELLLGVNQAIMMALGMAVIASVIGAGGLGDRVYQALGSVDVGAALAAGVPIVLLAVVLDRVTAAAGERLGAAPARRAGFGWAVALAVTSVVAVAGRLSDRLAWPHSWTVDIAGPVNGAVDWMTAHLYSGVPLVGGTADWAGRFTTWVLNPLRDGLHWLPWWAVLLTVGALALLIGTWRTATTAVLAMAAIGVLGVWDPALDTLSQVLAAVTVTLLLGLALGVAAARSSRTGRALRPVLDVFQTMPQFVYLIPVVALFGVGRAPAVAAAVVYALPAVVRITAQGLGAVDPAALESSRSLGATGRQQLFQVQLPLARPALLLAVNQGVVLVLAVVVIGGLVGGGALGYDAVFGLAQGDLATGLVAGAAIVCLGLMLDRVTQPTERRGLAGKGA
- a CDS encoding ABC transporter substrate-binding protein gives rise to the protein MARTHITALVTAAALAAGLTGCGAADMTRQASPYADAKSSRTVTLSTQSWVGAQANVAVAQYLLEHELGYRVDTVQIDEVPAWDALSQGRVDAILEDWGHPEQEKRYIDDKGTIARGGDLGVTGHIGWYVPTYFAEQHPDVTDWRSLNKYADVFRTAESGGKGQLLDGSPSYVTNDKALVNSLDLDYQVVFAGSEAAQITQIKQFAKEKKPFLTYWYKPQWLFEKVPMTEVKLPAYKEGCDADPEKVACAYPHTRLQKFLNARFADGGGDAASFLKRFRWTTEDQNEVALMIAEQKLSPQEAAGRWVKENETTWRAWLPS
- a CDS encoding cation:proton antiporter, with translation MSAGTVIAGILFMWCVLSYRLARWSITAPIAMMLAGIALTSGSDPPLAFDFGDLGGFERTVEIIVALLLFVDATEVPAGVIRRERNIVARLLGVALPLTLGAAFLASLAFFPDQPGWVLAVLATVVVPLDLALAGALVRDRRVPARLREVLNVEGGLNDGVISPVFLLCVAGAAASRTAGGDYAEALLTAVGAAVLAVGAGSLVGWLAGGLLRRSWAKGWTLPAATRLAVLSVPIAAYTLSVSLGGNGFVASFVAGVCIAPALRRLPEDAVQMTDDLSTLLTLALWFLFGQMVNDEFWDGFHLSVILYAVLAVTLVRLVPVMLALIGTELSLTDRLFLGWMGPRGATTVVFGLLAAIELPAAGGGDFVSRVMVITVMVSIVLHGLSAEPVGRLYARRRRASRELRGAE
- a CDS encoding GlxA family transcriptional regulator; this translates as MRETVGRMTPDSHEGPRATPHRVAVLALPGVPPFELGIPSRVFGCVEDAEGRPLYEVTICTADGAPVPSDAGFTVQPAAGPEALAAADTVVLPPTHAMPELGHGGPLPPEVAAAIAGIRPGTRLVSICTGSYVLAAAGLLDGRPATTHWNLAPEFRRAYPRVKVDEDVLFVDDGDVLTSAGVAAGVDLCLHMIRRDHGAAAANRAARMCVVPPWRDGGQAQFIDRPVPEPTLASTTATRAWALEHLAEPLTLARLAEHARMSLRSFTRRFRDEVGMTPVQWLTGQRLELAKQLLETTDLPVDLVAHRAGLGSGNSLRAHMRTAFGTSPAAYRRAFGTTAPPVPVGTHQGTEAPAERGSTAGADAPAEGARSR